The nucleotide window taaccatataactctgaatataatatcaacgatccaaaccgttcatcttcctacatcctctaatagatcaagttttcaaaaaagaaaatctgaaaaaaacaaaatttgatgagaattgTTTAtatcatacttagggcctccgtatttagatctcgtacaaatactcggaggacttaaatgtaattatgtaataaaggaatgaggcaaatatgtaataagtgaagagcccttattctataaaacgactcctcaccctcataattGGGGGATGCCATTTCTGAGGCCAcaccctcaccctctcaaagctctcactctcatagagaagctctctctctccctcagaaatacaataatcagtgtggacgtagcccaaacattagggtgaaccacgatacatcttgtgttatttacatttcttgcagattcacggtcggatttacgttgttccaatacctccggttttgtgcatcaacatttggcgccgtctgtgggaatcgataagaaaagttgtgtcggttctctttctttttttcatctccgccgtgaatctgcaaacaACTTCCAGTACTATCAAATGGTCGCCTTACAACTCTTCtcattatttttacttttcgtgATTTTCTTCTTCCATCCAACAGCtacgaaaacaaaaagaaacccaGAAAATTTTGAGCATATATTCTTTGACTTGACTCAAGCATTTTCAGATCTACTAACCTTCTTTCCGTGGGACCACAGCCCGTATATATTTGATCTCCAATATCCTCTCCTGTCATAGTCACAAACCCATCACCTAAATCAGAGAAGCCCCACCCAAGAACATCAACAGCCCAAGCCTCCAACCCGGCCTCTTCAAGCAGGGGGTACGCACACCTCCATTCTAAACAAGAACTAAAAGATACAAACATGACGAAACATGTTCAGCACGAAATCACCTTGTAACGGTCAATCTGCAATTTGCAAGCATTACAAACCTGTCAAAGCAATGGAGGAGAACCACCGGATTGATCTCACTTTGTTTTCGTGGCCTTACACAACTACTCATGATACAACTTTCCGACGACGCAATCTGCAATTGCAACCGGCTTGCCCCATTAGTCAAAATAAAAATcaccgcctaggcgctagacgGCTGgccaccgccccgattaatgcctaggcgtttgaaaattaagaaatgacgctTAGACCTGTTGAGGCACCCGTTAGACCCGCCTAGGTCGCGACTCAATTAGACATACAATATATAACTTTAATttcacattttattttttacagtaaattgtaagaaacttgttgcatacttaaatgaacacacattatatcctTGGTCCCCacgttttcattatgttccaatacttcatatgtcttctattttgtagtttataatgaaattatatatattttaaatataagcTAACACTTATTTAtgcgaaatataatagatttacttaagttcgcctaggcgctaggccctaaCCTGCCGCCCGATTAGCGCCTAgggtcttttagaaccttgggcAGGGGTAATACCCCTacattaaagaaagaaatgagaTATTATTCAAAGTCAATGAGTAACTTCAAAATGGACGAGAAAATTGGCAATCATCAGTTCATCACATGCCGTACTAGTTTGGTACTaaagtgcttttataaaaagtgagtataaaaaaaaactgagctaAAAAAGgtatttggtaaacacttaaaaacagcttattttcatagttttagatgaaaaaaactgaaaacgtgaaacaataaaaatgagcttattctcacagcacagcagaaacaattttttttttcaaagcacaacaataccaaaccaatccGCCATGTGCCACATACAATTTCAATAAATATTTCAACTCAATCACATACTAAAAATCCTACTTCCGTCACTGATCGCAACTAAAGTTTTATTAAACAAAAACTTGGAAAAAATAGTACCTTtagcttgattattttgtattCACAAACCATAGTTTCATGCAAAGAATATTCCCACCATACGGAAATGACTATTATGACCTTGTATCGTTCACTCCAAAGTTGAGTTGAGTTCACCGGAAAAGGATCTATGGAATCCTAGGATCCCGTAATCGtgaccgtttatcgtacattatgcggtcagaaatcatttcaaaatttaaaatttaaaattaaatataaatagtatataacaaaaattgactgcacgatgtacgatgaacggtcacgatTACAGATGTCTGGATCCCCACGAAAAGAATCTGTCAAGGATCAGATCCTTTTCCGAGTTCACCATCCCACGAACGGCAAAAAGTACTTATTCCTTTCGTTGAATCACGTCAAATAATAAGGTAAAAACAAAATTGACTTATCCAACCACTTCCCAGTTTTGGCTGAAAGCTCAAGCACTTCCCAGCCTTGGAGTTAGACGTTctagaagaagatgatgaaaatgATAAGAATAGAGAATCCATTTAATCCGTAGAAAAATTGATTCCCttacattcattttcttctcaaaaggtacacaaaaataaaaataaaaataaaaataaaaataaaaatggcatgCGGAAATCATCTTCAGAATAAACCCTCCAAGTTCTTCATGAAAAAATGTACATCATAATTAGTGGCATTAAGCATACATGGGTTATACTTGGATTAGACCAGTTTACGAGCTCATCAAACTCCCACTCCCTCTAGTTCTAAATTAgtaaattagagtagtttaaaCTAAGGTCTTTGTAAAGAAACGAAATTAGTGAGATTAACAAAAATGAGGAGATTAGCGCGTTACCGGCACAGGGAGCCTCTCCATCCTCTGAGCCAACGTTCTGGCATATGGGTCCTTAATTTTCTCAACCTCCTTTGGAAGGAACGATGGGAACCCATTATTTGTACCTGCACCCCTCATATTGATCACCACACTCCTAAAGCTTCCATCTTTCTTTGCCATTAACGTACCCACCACCGCTTCCGGCGGTGGCGACAGTGGGGCAGAAGACCACATTAGCGGCATCATTCTGATTCTTCCGTTGATCTGGCAGCTGCAAAGCAGAATGCCGTGCGGATTGTGCAGCTGGTTTTTGCTTTCCACTGAAATGAaaaactagagagagagagtgtgtgctgccaaaaagaaaaacaaaacaaaacatgaaggAGAGGGGATTTCTACTTGGATTGCTTAGGGCGTGACAGCACAGTAAGGTGCTCAGAAATTTGTCAACTTTGACGGCCGTAGTTTCGTTGAACGGCTCACGTCTCATCCTGATTTACGCACCTGATGGTGAACTCGTCTAAATTTACCTTACGTGCAAACCTCCGACAACTCGATGATAAAAGTGAATTTAGGTAGACAAGGGGTGTCAGATGTCAAATTTTGAGATGGGCTAAGTCTTCATACTGTATAtgctatttttctctcaaaaaaAGCATGGGTTTGTTCTTGTGTGGAGCAGCAACTCGTATAAGGCAACTAACTCAATCGCATGACATTAACATGGATTATGATCAACTAAATATAGAGAATCTTGCTATATTTTAAGGGGTGTCggacgagaaatttttcaaagTCACCGGTATTCAAACGGATACTCTACGTTGAGAAGTTTGAGTTCTGATCTGTGCATAGGCAGTGATCATAGAAGGGTCGATCAGAGGACTTGACATCTTCTTCAATGGTGTAAAGAGGGGGAGTTCCATGGGAAgaggaaaattcaaaaaaagagaaagaaaagaagattgAATGGATTATCCCGAACCCCGCCTTGCACGAACCATTTATGATGACCGTATCTAGGTGGATTGTGGTGTGTCATAAAATAAGTGGAGGGGCACAAAAACAATATATTTTTGTCACTGTAACGAAGTTAAATCTTGTACAGACTTGATATGTTAattttagtttagtttagtttagGTTAGTTTGAAATGCAAATTTTGGGCTACTACTGATATTTCAGTTGCTTTGTCATAAAAGTCGCATTGGTGTTGATGGTTGAAAATTGGACGCTGGTGGAGCAACCCTTGGTCTGTTCTTGCTCATGGAATCCGTGGAGCAAGTCTAGCTCAATACTTGTTGATGGAACATAATATTTAAAACTACCTTTTTCTAACATTTTCCTCCCGTACCCTTCCTAGACGCAGTACGCAAAAACAACAATATTATAGGGAGTCGcttgtcgactacctgacgcacTCTTCCCCCTTTTTTATTCAGACTTAGAACCGGTAGTATAAGATAAACTTATACAGGCAAAATTAAGACGCAATACACAACTAACCTTGTATTTTATCACATAAACCTTCACTTTTTCGGTTATTTAGCTGTTAGTTTTTGTTGAGCGAGAAAAGTGAAGGTTTATGTAAaaagggtgtgatatccacacatcctattttacttctcacacacttttttaattttccgccgtcggatcggatgaattgaaaaagatcaagggacataaattatcaaggggtgtgagaagtaaaatggggtgtgtggatagcacacccctatgtAAAAATTTCTTTGAAGATTCAGCTTTGCCCCGACCAGGCTCACAAGTCATCAATATAACCATTGATACAACGGTCCAGTCCCTCTCATATGATGGGCACAACTGGTCTCACGCGGGTTCTACTACCGGTCATGTGTTAAATACAGCTAGTGGACACAAGAACTTCTCCATGAAAATAGACAAATAAAGGAAGAACTAAATAAAGTAGTTGGAAAATAAATGAGGTTGAAGAAGtgagaaaaacagaaaacagtAGATTTTACTAGATCATGCTGCAATGGTGCAAAATACTCGTTCAATGTCACTTGTATTTGTAATTTGAACGGGGTTCTTTGGAGGCATGACTCAGCCCTTAGGGCTTCTTCTCAGCCACAAAAATCAGACATAGTAGCTCTCCATTTATATCTCCAACCACCACTAGGGACCTACCATTACATTGATGGCATTTTATAATAAAACCAAACTTTTCCAGGGACCTACATGTAATACAAGTTAGCAGTCCTACCAATTCTCGGTGGTTCAAGTGGTAAGGAGCTTGTTGCCCTTAAGCAAGATCTCGAGTTCGAGCCTTGCGAGCCTCCCCCAAATCAGGTCCGACTCGGCTCGAGGGATTAGTCCTCGGCAATATGCGGGGGATACCCTGGATTCATCCAAAAAAAGTTAGCAGTCCGGTCCTTGAGTCCTTGTCAAATGTGAACTTCTGTTAACCTGGACTGGACCAGAAAAAATGAAATACAATGTACTTTGGGACTCCATGTTGTTTGGCTCTTGTAGATCTCTTCGAACACAAGATAAAAGCTGCAGATCCTTTACTTGAGGGTTTTTGAGATAGAATTTGAACCGGGATTCTGAATGCCCTCCTCTTTGAGCAAATTAAGGATGGAACTCCAACTAGATCTCTGATAGTTCAATGCTTGCAGTTGAACTTTCCCGTTGCACTTCCTAAGCCAGCCGTCTCCGAAAATCGGCCTCAGTTCATCCCCCTTAACCTTCTGAGCCATGTACCGTAGATTGTTCATCAAAATTACGTGGTGCAAGGAAGGATCCTTATATAACCTGGACTTTTCGTCAAGGTTGCCTTCCAGAGTTCAAGTAAGTGATCGGAAGTGGCGAACCATTGGGAAAATTCTGCCTGGAGAATCAGTGCCTCGTCTGAGGTAGGACTCGTGTCAGGCGACAGCGAAATGGAATCAGCATCAGCACTGTCCTCAAAGAGAAAATTAAGGGTCTCTCCATAGTCTGTGAGAATCCTCAAGTAATTCATCACATATTTGGTGAGAGGATGTATTCCTCCTCCAGCAACAGGGTTACTAAATGTTGCCTTCACAGACTCACCCAATTTCATCAGAACCACATGAGATTCAATTCTTACAGAAGTATCCCATTAGAGGTTTCCTCTGAAGAGATTTGGAGTTGAACTGAAAATTATACTTTCCAAGAGAGCTACTCCATGCTACCTTATTTAATAGTACGAGGACCTAACTACAACTCCCCAGCTCAAATAAATTACtaactttaaattttattagCAACAGATATATCCTTATTTTTTACTTACATCACCTAGCATCATGTGAACGGTAAATTTATTAGCCATGCAGATTGTAGGATAAGAAATGAAGCAATGAAGTACACATTACAAATTGTGATCTGCGTACCTGGGACCACAGCCCATATATTTGATCTCCAATATCCTCTCCTGTCATAGTCACAAACCCATCAATAGATATCAAATAAGAAGGCGGATAAAATGACAATGATGAAAATTACTTCTCTCAAATCAGCTTGTTAGAGCAACATATGCAACCCTAGAGCTGCACTTGACACTAAAGCACAAAAAATAAACCCTAATTCCAAACTCAACCAGTAAATTTAAACGCAATAAATAATCGGTGAAATCAATTTTTCATAGTTgtgaaaccaaaaaaataattgaaaaactCATATTATGTGGCTAACTGGAATAATTTATCCAATTAGCTTAACTCTTGTTGGTTTCTTAGCCCCAGTTTGGATTCAGAACTTCAATACGGGATTTAATGGTATACGGAATGTACAAATCCCAAATCTTTCAAGTATCCCATTTGGCAACTCTGAAACTGAATTTCCTGAGTTCAATTCACGCCTAACAAGGTGTAGTTCAGAAAACCCCGCTAACGAATGGAAATCGATGTTTCTTTTTCTCAAAGTTTACTTCAGTTTGTTTTAAGATGGAACAAGTAAATTACAAATCTGCAGTGAAACCCTATCATTAACCAAGCTGATAACTTTCTAACTTCCGCTGTTCCAATCCCGTCATTTATTACCATTCTCTCAGTTCACTTTTATCCATTCTCTCAGCATTGCTTTCTATTTCACGTTGCTTGCAATTGCATAACATACAGCATTTTATCAGAAAACTTAAGCACACAATTCACACAACAAATTGCAAATTGAATCCGAAAAATTGGAGATACACACCGCGGAAATGTTCTAGGCAAGAAGGAACTTTTCAAGCCACATCCGAACCAGCTCATTCTTGATAAGGAAATCGAAAGGCTCCGATTCCCATTAAGGGTTTACTGATCACAATCACCAATCAAAGCTTTAGAACACCAAAATGTAAAATCCTTTTTTTAGAGAATCAATCGCGGAGGGAAAAACACGTGTAAGCACATGAGAGGCTACCTGATGTAATGAGGTTGTTGACGACGGTGGAGAGGCCGAAGCGGGTAAGACTGGCGGGGATGGAAATGGAGGATTCTGGAACTTTGTAGGGGTGGCCGAGGTCCGTTTTGAAGAGGACGAGGACCAACAGCGACGGCTCTTCAGAATTTCCGTCGGCTTCCATCGCTTTGCTTCTGGCGGAAGagattgtagagagagaaagaggaggaggaggtggaggtggagagagagagagagagagagagagagaggtggtagCAGGGAAGGAAACTAGGGTTTAGTAACTGAAAGTAACAAGAGCCGTTCGCAACGCACCGTTTTGGTTAAGAGAGAAAATTATTTTTCCAATATTTAGTGGATTTTTGAACCAATAATTGTTTAGTTCTTTAAAATATATGATAGTAATTTAGTAAATAAGAAGACAAATAATATATTAGCTAGAGCAATGTTTTGTTCCTGCACCAAGCTCGAATCTTCTCTCGttgtttaaattaatttaaagtaCAATGTGAGTAAACATTTAAAGCGTAAAACACACCAATGTTCCAAATGAAACCTGAATTATCCGAATATCGGAAGTAGAAATAAATTTGACTATGGATTTGAGCCATagctgtcacatcccggcccggggtggatcacttcccgggccatcttcaccaccgtagcacgatattgtccgttttgggcttaccattccctcacggttttgtttttgggaattcacgagcaacttcctagtgggttacccacccatcctgggagtgctctggccttcttctcgcttaacttcggagttccgacggaacccgaagccagtgagctcccaaaaggcctcgtgctaggtagggatgggaatatacatttaaggatcactcccctgggcaatgtgggatgttacaatccaccccccttatgggcccgacgtcctcgtccgcacacttccggccagggattggctctgataccatttgtcacatcccgacccggggtgGATCACTTCCTGGGCCATcttcaccaccgtagcacgatattgtccgctttgggcttaccattccctcacggttttatttttggaaactcacaagtaacttcccaatgggtcacccatcatgggagtgctctggtcTTCTTcccgcttaacttcggagttccgacggaacccgaagtcaatgagctcccaaaaggcctcgtgctaggtagggatgagaatatacatttaaggatcactcccctgggcgatgtgagatgttacaatccaccccccttaggggcccgacgtcctcgtcggcacacttccgaccagggattggctctgataccatttgtcacatcctggcccggggcggatcacttcccgggtcatcttcaccaccgtagcacgatatcgtccgttttgggcttaccattccttcacggttttgttttttggaactcacgagcgacttctcagtgggtcacccatcctaggagtgctctggccttcttctcgcttaacttcggagttccgacaaaacccgaagctagtgagctcccaaaaagcctcgtgctaggtagggatgagaatatacatttaaggatcactccactgggagatgtgggatgttacaatagcTCATGGTTTAAAAAAACCGTACGGTTTTCCTGATCTATATAAAGTAGGTTTACCGAATGATACCTAGGTCTAGCTACAATAGCGCATATTATTCAATAGTATAAGTTTTACGCAAGATCTAACTGTTACAAAAATTTATTGTTCTATTAGATTCATATATGCAAGATCTAACTATTAATTTTTCGGATCACTCAATCATACGCACCACATAACAAACATTGcaatttttctttcatattATGTTAGAAGTGTGAAGAAAAAATAAGATTGCAAGTATCTACAATTCTGTTGATATTTTACTGAGCGAAAGATGCAAAccaatattttttgtatttttcaatAGAAGTGATATTAGTTAAGGGAAATTCGAACACAAGACTTGTATACCGAACTATTTAattctaattattttttgtctctAATATTCATAATATTTCTTGGCTAGTTGTTCAATCTCTTATTCAGATTCACATTATATAAACAAATATCATAAATGTTAAGTCCTGGAACTACAACCACAACTATAAAAATAAGTACAACGACAACAACGAAGCctagtggggtcggctatatgaactATATAACGTCATTACGCTTGGTTTTGCGCTAAATCTTCCTTTAGCTCACaactataaaaggaagtgtttAAAGAAAAACTTAGTATTGCTAAGAAGAAGAACTGGCCTCTTAGCAGGGAGTAAGTCCTATAATTCTGCCACATAGGACCAGAGGAGGGATTCTCTCAGCAATGACCGTTCCGAGCAAACCCTGCAATTAGTTTTGCGATGGAGGCGGGATTATCAACGTGAGGGAGATGTCCGCTATCCGGTATTAGCCGCATGATTGCAGACGAAAGCTCACAACGCAGCCTCTGCATTTTGattacaacaagaagaagaCTCATTAAGGAATGCATATATGTTGACATCTTAGCATGTGTTCCTATTTCTACTTTATAGCAATCGGCAATGTCAGTGGTCGCACAATATATTTCGCCTCAAGTTTTCCAAAACGCTTCAAACAGGCCTATCGAGTATTTGCAACGATTTTGAAGTAGGGTTTGCAATCCCTCATGCGCTTTTTAAGATTAAGAGAATAAATTAAGTTCTCCGTCTTAAAATGATTGCGAAATATGCTTGGTTTAAGTACGACAGGAAAAGTTAAGTAGCAGGTAGGAGCTCAAAACTCACCAATATTTGTTTGTAGCTGATAATATTGTCTTGCTCGCTGCAAATCACTAGTACTTTCTGCTTCACCTGTAAAATAAGGTTTCAGACTACAAGCTTCCTATTGCCTACCCGACTTGCCGAATTCTGCGTACCACTTATATACCCTACTCACTAAGATGGCGAGAGTTTACCTGTTTTATTTGGGAAACGACATTATAGCCTCCGCTACTCATAAAACTGACTGTTGCATCTTTCCACCAAGGCAGCAGACAGTGTAAGCGTCCGACCTAAATATGGCACGATCTCTGTTAGCTTTCCATTACACATACTTAaaaaatccaagacaaagatgCTAAGATAAAAATTTCGACAATATACTAGATGCCTGTTTCAGTTGAAAACTTGAGTATATTAACAGAAAGATTATCTTACATTAGTCCAATCAAAGGTTGTAGCTAATGAAATGTCGTTGAAGGCCAGCATATTTGCGTAGAAGCGTAGAGGGGTGCTCTTCAATAAAGAAACCTGGTGAATAAAAAGATCAGAACATTAGGCAAGCAAACTAAGAGAATTCACATAGGGTTGAAATATCGATGTAAGGGGACACCAACCCCAGCGTAGGCCGCAGCTTTAGGTAACTTTGCCATGTCTCCGGTGCCTTCTGCGTAGACGCTTGCATTGATTAAAACCAGCTTTTCAACCTGAAAAtagaaaacaagaattaaaTTTATGAATTGGACACTACATAATTTCTGAAACAACGCATCTAGAGCGAAGGAGCTTAATATGATAGACACTCACAGCTACTGGATAGTGGTATGCAAAGTCAATTGCAACAGAACCACCTAGGCTTGGTCCAACTAATACCATCGGTCTTCTGATGTAGGACTTCCAAAACTATAATTCGAATGTGAAATCCAGTTATATCTCCGAGCTCAAACAATAAGATTAGATTCGAATTTTCTCAACAGATGATGAAAAATGTAGACCATTTTCGACTTAAAGTAATTAACATAACAAGATATCAAAACCATTGCAGATAGACTGAAACAATATTCACTGGAGcaacaaaagaataaagaaaagaatatcACACTGCATATATACCTGATAGAGGTGATGCCGCTTGGTTGCCGCGCTGCATGGTGGACACCTTTCTAGTACAGATAACAGATAACAAATGATTAAACGGATGAACATTAAGCACTTGTTGCAAGAAAGAGACTGGAAGTATATAATCATATCCAgcaggaaaaaataaaaaaaataaaacaatgacGAAAACGCAGGTAAACGAACCTAAATCAGAGAAGCCCCACCCAAGAACATCAACAGCCCAAGCCTCCAACCCGGCCTCTTCAAGCAGGGGGTATGCGCACCTCCATTCTAAACAAGAACTAAAAGACACAAACATGACGAAACATGTTCAGCACTAAATCACCTTGTAACGGGTCAATCTGCAATTTGCAAGAATTACAAACCTGTCAAAGCAATGGAGGAGAACCACCGGATTGATCTCACTTTGTTTTAGAGGCCTTACACAACTACTCATGATACAACTTTCCGACGACCCAATCTGCAATCACAACCGGCTTGCCCCATTAGTCACACTATGTTAGCAGGGGTAATACCCCTACATtaaagagagaaatgagaaattATTCAAAGTCAATGAGTAACTTCAAAGTGGACGAGAATATTTCAAAATCATCTGTTCATCACATGCCACGTGCCACATACAGTTTCAATGAATATTTCAACTCAATCACATATTGAAAATCCTAATTCCGTCACTGAGCGCAACTAAAGTTTTATTAAACAAAAACTTGGAAAAATTAGTACATTtagcttgattattttgtattCACAAAAAATAGTTTCATGCAAAGAATATTCCCACCATATGGAAATGACTATTATCACCTTATATCGATCACTCCAAAGTTGAGTGAGTTCACTGTTCACCATCCCACAAAAGGCAAAAAGtacttaggccatctctaaccgaagggtccagagggccagagggccgaaaataaccctaaaaccgtctccaaccgagggctaggccagagggctcgagAATCTAGGAAGGCCCCACggaatttcaaagggccaaagggctggctggctatttttttttttttatatagttttGTTATTCCTGTCAGTTAATACATGCTATTATTTAATATACTAAATAATGGTGTATTCCTGtaggttataaccgacaggatttttttaaaaaaaattcaaatgaaacggctactagccgttgcatttgatttgatttttttttacattattattatttttttttatttacaaaaattttcatataacttctattttttcctataacttctatttcacaaaatttggttcatatttcttttttaaattccatttttttcctataacttctatttcacaaaatttgtttcatatttttttttcctataacttatatttcacaaaatttatttcatatttttttaactccatttttttcctataacttctattttacaaaatttatttcatattgttttttaaattccattttttttcctataacttctatttcacaaaatttgtttcatatattttttttaaattccattttttttcctataacttctatttgagaaaatttgtttcatattttttttaaattctatttttttcctataacttcctaagccattatacaacattaaattaaattaagtaacatgaaacaacattaaacaatattaaacaactttaaataacattaaccaacataaaaattatacaacatgaaaattaaacaacattttagttgtagtttttaaattataaattatgtttggccctatggccctttggccctcggttggagatggttttttgtgacagggctaaaacgagccctctggccctttggccctcggttggagacgaggcaaatatggccatgtactgttcattaaaatattaatatcttggggaatcttggaaggccagagggctaaaacgagccttctggccagccctcggttagagatggccttattCCTTTCATTGAATCACGACAAATAATcaagtaaaaacaaaaatgcACTTATTCAACCACTTCCCAGTTTTGGCTGCAAGCTCAAGTACTTCCCAGCTTTTGAGTCAGATGTTcttgaagaagatgatgaaaatgaaaaaaacagGAATCCCCTTAATCGG belongs to Malus sylvestris chromosome 17, drMalSylv7.2, whole genome shotgun sequence and includes:
- the LOC126610936 gene encoding uncharacterized protein LOC126610936 isoform X1, yielding MMPLMWCSAPPSPPPEAMVGTLMAKKDGSSRSVVINMRGAGTNNGFPSFLPKEVEKIKDPYARKLAQRMERLPVSIGSSESCIMSSCVRPLKQSEINPVVLLHCFDSSCLEWRCAYPLLEEAGLEAWAVDVLGWGFSDLERCPPCSAATKRHHLYQFWKSYIRRPMVLVGPSLGGSVAIDFAYHYPVAVEKLVLINASVYAEGTGDMAKLPKAAAYAGVSLLKSTPLRFYANMLAFNDISLATTFDWTNVGRLHCLLPWWKDATVSFMSSGGYNVVSQIKQVKQKVLVICSEQDNIISYKQILRLRCELSSAIMRLIPDSGHLPHVDNPASIAKLIAGFARNGHC